In Variovorax paradoxus, a single genomic region encodes these proteins:
- a CDS encoding FecR domain-containing protein, whose protein sequence is MSASQAMVVVDEAVAMQAAQWFFLMQSGEATSADRMRWTQWREADPSHEAAWQRAEQVSRKFGMLPGRLSMPTLGRTVRADRRVAVKTLALLLTAAPAGWLAWRVSPAREWLADHRTATGERRELRLPDGTRIQLNTATAVDLAYDAKLRLVRLRAGEILIDTAPDAVASSDPAYRPFVVETAQGRLKALGTRFVVRQHEDRRSHVAVLEGAVELRPDDARGLAMVLRAGEQAGFSDSAIDAVTPVGPEADDWSRGVLRARNMRLQDFLAELGRYRPGVLRCDPAVADLRVSGVFQLNDTGPVLDSLPQALPVDVLYRTRYWVTVVAPGG, encoded by the coding sequence ATGAGCGCCTCACAGGCGATGGTGGTCGTCGACGAAGCCGTCGCCATGCAGGCGGCGCAGTGGTTCTTCCTGATGCAGTCGGGCGAGGCCACCTCTGCCGACCGCATGCGCTGGACGCAATGGCGCGAAGCCGACCCTTCGCACGAAGCGGCCTGGCAGCGCGCGGAGCAGGTGAGCCGCAAGTTCGGCATGCTGCCCGGCCGCCTGTCGATGCCCACGCTGGGCCGCACGGTGCGCGCGGATCGCCGCGTGGCCGTCAAGACGCTGGCGCTGCTGCTGACAGCCGCACCGGCAGGCTGGCTCGCATGGCGCGTCTCACCGGCGCGCGAATGGCTGGCCGACCACCGCACCGCCACCGGCGAACGCCGCGAACTGCGCCTGCCGGACGGCACGCGCATCCAGCTCAACACCGCGACCGCCGTCGACTTGGCCTACGACGCGAAGCTGCGCCTCGTGCGGCTGCGCGCGGGCGAGATCCTGATCGACACCGCGCCCGATGCGGTGGCTTCCAGCGACCCCGCCTACCGGCCCTTCGTGGTCGAGACCGCGCAAGGCCGGCTGAAAGCCCTGGGCACGCGCTTCGTGGTGCGGCAACACGAGGACCGGCGCAGCCATGTCGCGGTGCTCGAAGGCGCGGTGGAGCTGCGACCCGACGATGCGCGCGGCCTTGCCATGGTGCTGCGCGCAGGCGAGCAGGCGGGCTTCTCGGACTCGGCAATCGACGCCGTGACGCCCGTGGGACCGGAAGCCGACGACTGGTCGCGCGGCGTGCTGCGCGCCAGGAACATGCGGCTGCAAGACTTCCTCGCCGAACTCGGCCGCTACCGGCCGGGCGTGCTGCGCTGCGATCCGGCGGTGGCCGACCTGCGCGTGTCGGGCGTGTTCCAGCTGAACGACACCGGTCCGGTGCTCGACAGCCTGCCGCAGGCGCTGCCGGTGGACGTGCTCTACCGCACGCGCTACTGGGTGACGGTGGTGGCGCCTGGCGGTTGA